A region of Fibrobacter succinogenes subsp. succinogenes S85 DNA encodes the following proteins:
- a CDS encoding formylglycine-generating enzyme family protein, whose protein sequence is MKKILLFLTICVTFANAQFYYDKHGESRGAYKDSLEYSKLVGLAKRFRGPILVKKPVDGVKPRKNLEKIPENKIQRTFNVNRDTLNKEKWLEVEKNEIVKICVDAPVVAWETSLNAIISSDSCLTFETPTLIGVETLRVHFPDSDSSKKINLAVGMKYLDFKNEEVLLGFNRYSEKELKMQGFCNTEENGTIACGPKNEDPERLVSITGTYLVDKYPVTNCEFTQLMWNDSLLDYKWQNRKRASIRNGNCITQDTAANTVSLFWAMEYANARSIREGLKPYYIFSPVEYAERESILSARQRIIKQYVLGYIQVSDDSTSNGYRLPYYNEWMMLARGGDKKNRAPWGDSSGSFEKTKKYARFKTKMVSFETEPVGQLTPNGYGLYDMFGLVQEHVLFEYDLFEGNMGFASCLKGGDYHVSLEDGFDDTLSPYWKWISYGYYEPGHPGNGAGFRLIRNIGNNAKWTKIKTVGKE, encoded by the coding sequence ATGAAAAAAATTTTGTTGTTCCTAACGATATGCGTTACGTTTGCGAATGCTCAATTCTATTACGACAAGCATGGAGAAAGTCGCGGTGCGTATAAGGACAGCTTGGAGTATTCAAAGCTTGTTGGGCTTGCAAAAAGATTTCGTGGTCCGATATTGGTGAAAAAGCCGGTTGATGGCGTCAAACCAAGAAAAAATTTGGAAAAGATTCCTGAAAATAAAATTCAAAGAACATTTAATGTAAATCGCGATACTTTGAACAAAGAAAAGTGGCTCGAAGTGGAGAAAAACGAAATCGTCAAAATTTGTGTTGATGCACCTGTTGTCGCATGGGAAACTTCCTTAAACGCGATTATATCTAGCGATTCGTGCCTGACATTCGAAACACCGACGCTTATTGGTGTTGAAACACTTAGGGTGCATTTCCCTGACTCGGATAGTTCGAAGAAAATCAATTTAGCAGTCGGGATGAAGTATCTTGATTTCAAAAACGAAGAAGTTCTGTTAGGATTTAATCGATACTCCGAAAAAGAATTAAAGATGCAAGGGTTTTGCAATACAGAGGAGAACGGAACAATAGCTTGTGGTCCCAAAAATGAGGATCCAGAAAGGCTTGTTTCCATTACTGGTACATACTTAGTCGATAAATATCCTGTTACAAACTGCGAATTTACACAACTGATGTGGAATGATAGTCTTCTTGATTATAAGTGGCAAAACAGAAAGAGAGCTTCTATACGTAATGGAAACTGCATAACACAAGACACGGCCGCAAATACTGTATCTCTATTTTGGGCTATGGAATATGCCAACGCACGCAGTATTCGTGAAGGTCTAAAGCCTTATTATATATTTTCTCCTGTAGAATATGCAGAAAGAGAAAGTATTTTATCGGCTCGACAACGTATTATTAAACAATATGTTCTCGGATATATTCAAGTTTCTGACGACAGTACCTCGAACGGTTATAGACTTCCATATTACAATGAATGGATGATGCTTGCTCGTGGTGGCGACAAAAAGAATAGGGCCCCTTGGGGAGATTCTTCGGGCTCTTTTGAAAAAACAAAAAAATACGCTAGATTTAAAACAAAAATGGTTTCCTTTGAAACGGAACCCGTTGGCCAGCTGACTCCCAATGGATACGGATTATATGATATGTTTGGTCTCGTTCAAGAGCATGTTCTTTTTGAATACGATTTGTTTGAAGGAAACATGGGGTTCGCATCCTGTCTAAAAGGTGGCGATTATCACGTTTCTCTAGAAGATGGGTTCGACGATACTTTAAGTCCTTATTGGAAATGGATAAGCTACGGGTATTATGAACCTGGTCATCCAGGTAATGGAGCGGGTTTCCGCCTAATCCGCAACATCGGCAATAACGCCAAATGGACCAAAATTAAAACAGTTGGCAAAGAGTAG
- a CDS encoding alginate O-acetyltransferase AlgX-related protein: protein MNKKYLISVIVFSVLLLVPFGVQAVADLRGEKRFQPFDIFKDVVYTPIVREKKVAAAADSLDVKWRAAREAIAAGAEVADALEPVTSSLSDLEAAVLSVNTYAELDTSETRYKSLKLADTLLSKLEDEPESFPQADSCIKSLVADLGHVSLWRAFLDVKHYGVWTSRYLRAFENKIDDESAIVLALRPKYQLAVWNLFSDPGEKVVLGAAGNCIGKSCGREGSKPEDKWLFYRQDVEFLVQPSPLDVRSAKLDNPVKAIEKFRDQLKAKGVELLVVITPGKPSIYTERLTGRDSRVAGAENVAGLQSHGKKILDSLTRAGFNTVDLYTPLLAAKSRDSVDGALYLNDDTHWTPRGAELAADVIAKKVREMVDAGSVKFRGKDTVRYVASDSIADRMGDVGEMSGLNKFNVFKVQKVIGHVVMQQNIKIRDEELPEDTVCIDSAYKECMNRKKADKKDGKTTDVLCLLTSQTACALKAVKYDTTITPFKDDFRKSEILILGDSFSRIYQTDSPVNAGWIAHFAKNMNRPVASIVSDGGASTLVREKLARKASVLKGKKLLIWEFVERDLRFGAEGWKDVEF from the coding sequence GTGAATAAGAAATATTTAATATCCGTTATTGTATTTTCTGTCCTTTTGCTGGTCCCGTTTGGCGTGCAGGCGGTTGCCGACTTGCGTGGCGAAAAGCGCTTCCAGCCGTTTGACATTTTCAAGGACGTGGTTTACACTCCGATTGTGCGCGAGAAAAAGGTCGCTGCGGCTGCGGACTCGCTCGATGTGAAGTGGCGTGCGGCGCGTGAGGCTATTGCTGCGGGTGCTGAGGTGGCCGATGCTTTGGAACCTGTGACGTCTTCGCTTTCGGACTTGGAAGCGGCTGTGCTTTCGGTGAATACGTATGCCGAACTCGATACATCTGAAACTCGATACAAGAGCCTCAAGTTGGCCGATACGCTCCTCTCGAAGCTGGAGGATGAACCGGAATCGTTCCCGCAGGCGGATTCTTGCATCAAGTCGCTCGTGGCTGACCTTGGGCATGTGTCGCTGTGGCGTGCTTTCTTGGACGTGAAGCATTACGGCGTGTGGACGAGCCGCTATTTGCGTGCTTTCGAAAATAAGATTGATGACGAGAGCGCTATTGTGTTGGCTCTGCGTCCCAAGTACCAACTTGCAGTGTGGAACCTCTTTAGCGATCCGGGCGAGAAGGTCGTTCTCGGCGCTGCTGGCAATTGCATCGGCAAGTCGTGTGGCAGGGAAGGGTCCAAGCCCGAAGACAAGTGGCTTTTCTACCGCCAGGATGTGGAATTTCTGGTGCAGCCGTCTCCGCTTGATGTGCGTAGTGCCAAGCTCGACAATCCAGTGAAAGCGATTGAAAAGTTCCGCGACCAGCTCAAGGCGAAAGGCGTGGAACTCTTGGTGGTGATTACGCCGGGCAAACCGAGCATCTATACCGAACGTTTGACGGGGCGCGATTCTCGCGTTGCGGGTGCTGAAAATGTCGCCGGGCTCCAGTCGCACGGCAAGAAGATTTTGGATTCTCTCACGCGTGCTGGCTTTAACACGGTTGATTTGTACACGCCGCTTTTGGCCGCGAAGTCCCGCGATTCTGTTGATGGTGCGCTCTACCTGAACGACGATACGCACTGGACTCCGCGCGGTGCAGAACTTGCTGCCGACGTGATTGCAAAGAAAGTCCGCGAGATGGTGGATGCTGGATCTGTCAAATTCCGCGGAAAGGATACTGTGCGCTACGTTGCTTCTGATTCCATTGCAGACCGCATGGGTGACGTGGGTGAGATGAGTGGGCTTAACAAGTTCAATGTGTTCAAGGTACAGAAGGTAATCGGTCATGTCGTGATGCAGCAGAATATCAAGATACGAGATGAGGAACTTCCGGAAGATACCGTTTGCATTGATTCTGCATATAAAGAATGTATGAATCGGAAAAAGGCTGATAAAAAGGATGGTAAAACGACGGATGTTTTGTGCCTTTTGACGAGCCAAACTGCTTGCGCGCTTAAAGCTGTGAAGTACGACACCACAATCACTCCTTTCAAGGATGATTTCCGCAAGTCCGAAATTTTGATTCTCGGTGACAGCTTCAGCCGTATTTACCAGACCGATTCGCCGGTGAACGCCGGATGGATTGCGCACTTTGCGAAGAACATGAACCGTCCGGTCGCTTCCATCGTGAGTGACGGCGGCGCCTCAACGCTCGTCCGTGAAAAACTTGCCCGCAAGGCTAGCGTGCTCAAAGGCAAGAAACTCTTGATTTGGGAATTCGTCGAACGCGACCTCCGCTTCGGCGCCGAAGGCTGGAAAGATGTGGAATTTTAA
- a CDS encoding GIY-YIG nuclease family protein: protein MMTNQSNTTLYVGVTNDISRRALEHIEGCGATFTSRYKINKLIYFERYTEITDAIKREKQLKGWRREKKEILIMQMNPLWKDLLQDDS, encoded by the coding sequence ATGATGACAAATCAAAGTAATACAACTCTTTATGTAGGTGTTACAAATGATATAAGTCGCCGCGCTTTAGAGCATATTGAAGGTTGTGGAGCTACTTTTACTTCAAGATATAAGATTAATAAGTTGATTTACTTTGAACGATATACGGAAATTACAGATGCAATAAAACGTGAAAAACAGTTGAAAGGCTGGCGACGAGAGAAAAAGGAGATCCTCATTATGCAGATGAATCCTTTATGGAAGGATCTTTTGCAGGATGACTCTTAG
- a CDS encoding helix-turn-helix transcriptional regulator, which translates to MPRHGTPTPGQAILEGIEWLKIDKPEFARRVGVSVEILDQLIAGEISISTEMANALESVTGSPAAYWKMLERKSRASR; encoded by the coding sequence ATGCCAAGACATGGAACCCCGACGCCGGGACAGGCGATCCTCGAAGGAATTGAATGGCTTAAAATCGACAAGCCGGAATTTGCACGTAGGGTAGGCGTTTCGGTTGAAATTTTGGACCAGCTGATTGCGGGTGAAATCAGCATCTCGACCGAGATGGCGAATGCGCTTGAATCCGTGACGGGTAGCCCCGCCGCCTACTGGAAAATGCTCGAACGCAAAAGCCGCGCCTCTCGATAA
- a CDS encoding TldD/PmbA family protein: MNIKDAVSFMCDLAKGEAEQFDVIASNTHSEGLSVFQGQVQNTEISDSVGLGVRVIKDGRPGYAHTERLTDEALRQTLKDALCHTQWTEKIDITLPQAVELPKGEPNYNPALESLDLAMMKDFCIELEKATFAKSKEIENIPYLGGDIEKDYSIVANNTGLFYEARSNCASAGAGAVASRGGVKKLGNFVKNGRDWNEFSVDEIASKTAEYATELFGAQKIESGKIPVILSERISARFLGMYSQPFFAETMQKGQSRLDGKEGEKIASDVFSLWNDPTGEMFEHKFYFDSEGCLTKRVKVVENGVFNSALYNLETAAKAGRETTGNGARSFGSKMSTSFYNMLVPPGSMTTMELLKLFPKCLLVVRLEGNSGCNSVSGELSIGAHGFWCENGAIKHPVDGVTLSGNYFDIIKNIVAVGNEYRDPFASYKVPALAVSELSVSA; encoded by the coding sequence ATGAATATTAAAGATGCCGTTTCTTTTATGTGTGACCTCGCCAAGGGCGAAGCCGAACAGTTTGATGTCATCGCTTCTAACACCCATTCCGAAGGCTTGTCCGTCTTCCAAGGCCAGGTGCAGAATACCGAAATCTCGGATTCCGTAGGTCTCGGTGTCCGCGTCATCAAGGATGGCCGTCCGGGTTACGCGCATACAGAACGCCTCACCGACGAAGCCTTGCGCCAAACGCTCAAGGACGCTCTTTGCCACACGCAGTGGACCGAAAAAATCGACATTACGCTCCCGCAGGCCGTTGAACTCCCGAAGGGCGAACCGAATTACAATCCGGCGCTTGAATCGCTCGACCTTGCGATGATGAAGGACTTCTGCATCGAGCTTGAAAAGGCGACTTTTGCAAAGTCCAAGGAAATCGAGAATATCCCGTATCTCGGTGGCGATATCGAAAAGGATTATTCCATCGTTGCTAACAACACGGGACTTTTCTACGAAGCCCGCTCGAACTGCGCTTCTGCGGGTGCCGGTGCAGTCGCAAGCCGGGGTGGCGTCAAGAAGCTTGGCAACTTTGTCAAGAATGGCCGCGACTGGAACGAATTCTCTGTCGATGAAATTGCAAGCAAGACTGCCGAATATGCAACGGAACTTTTTGGCGCCCAGAAAATCGAAAGCGGCAAGATTCCTGTGATTCTTTCGGAACGCATTTCCGCACGTTTCCTCGGTATGTACAGCCAGCCGTTCTTCGCCGAAACGATGCAGAAGGGCCAGTCCCGTCTCGACGGCAAGGAAGGCGAAAAAATTGCCAGTGACGTGTTCTCGTTGTGGAACGATCCGACAGGCGAAATGTTTGAACACAAGTTCTATTTCGATTCTGAAGGTTGCCTCACGAAGCGCGTGAAGGTCGTCGAAAACGGCGTCTTCAATTCGGCGCTTTACAACCTTGAAACGGCTGCCAAGGCGGGCCGCGAAACGACAGGCAATGGCGCTCGCAGCTTCGGTAGCAAGATGTCCACGAGCTTCTACAACATGCTCGTGCCGCCTGGAAGCATGACGACCATGGAACTTTTGAAGCTCTTCCCGAAGTGCTTGCTCGTTGTACGCCTGGAAGGCAATTCCGGTTGCAATTCCGTGAGCGGTGAACTCAGCATCGGGGCGCACGGTTTCTGGTGCGAGAACGGGGCTATCAAACATCCGGTCGATGGCGTGACGCTCAGCGGCAATTACTTCGACATCATCAAGAACATCGTGGCGGTCGGCAACGAATACCGCGATCCGTTTGCAAGCTACAAAGTGCCTGCTCTCGCGGTAAGCGAACTCAGCGTTAGTGCATAA
- a CDS encoding helix-turn-helix domain-containing protein yields MFEQNTKQELTPRQKEILSLLRKGLTNAEICRTLGISANTVKVHLANIYKILEVTNRIEAVSTQEEPNVDIDDIKKDLIIVFNKENDLTATPKAHELYLAVVESFHQYHIFRIIDIPEKGLVPGFIISVSSSRDNEDTLFVSIRQGASNELLWTTSIKVNDEDIILLAQKATMLLFRSLVLATAKMRFNRNSPIPYWWYASMYCNVKLENRHKESFEISKKMLSPLASNDYYNEQVVYILSMAYYIAFLENWGDRQENSALLGELARKAMFNAPYSIYSKMIMAFYNTTIGNKAEAIAYLKQTIEETPLFITARVDLIQIYLLTGEEDKALKLIEECERLIPETANKASVYHARSLILFLQGKYDECKNQANQVLLYTPNAMAVRLIMIACCNKTGELEESAKQIKKLYEYHSSFCRNDLEQLLMGVPPQKKEFIMNSVQNVFRDNTVLT; encoded by the coding sequence ATGTTTGAGCAGAATACGAAACAAGAGCTGACCCCTCGTCAAAAAGAAATATTGTCCCTCTTGCGTAAGGGGCTTACAAACGCCGAAATTTGCAGAACTTTGGGCATTTCGGCTAATACAGTCAAGGTACACCTCGCCAACATTTACAAAATTCTAGAAGTCACCAATAGAATTGAAGCGGTTTCTACGCAAGAAGAGCCAAACGTTGACATCGACGACATAAAGAAAGACCTAATCATCGTTTTCAACAAAGAAAACGACCTCACGGCAACACCCAAGGCACACGAACTCTATTTGGCAGTCGTTGAATCATTCCATCAATACCACATATTCCGCATTATTGACATTCCGGAAAAGGGGCTCGTACCTGGATTTATCATCAGCGTTTCGTCATCGCGCGACAACGAGGACACGTTATTCGTCTCCATCAGACAAGGGGCATCAAACGAACTCCTTTGGACAACCTCAATCAAGGTAAACGACGAAGACATTATTTTGTTAGCCCAAAAAGCAACGATGCTCTTGTTCCGAAGCCTGGTCCTAGCTACGGCGAAAATGAGGTTCAACCGCAATAGTCCTATTCCCTATTGGTGGTACGCCTCGATGTACTGTAACGTCAAGCTTGAAAACCGCCACAAGGAATCCTTTGAAATCAGCAAGAAAATGCTTTCGCCACTTGCTTCAAACGATTACTACAACGAGCAAGTTGTCTACATTCTCTCAATGGCCTATTACATCGCCTTTTTGGAAAACTGGGGCGACAGGCAAGAAAACAGCGCTTTGCTTGGCGAGCTAGCCCGTAAAGCGATGTTCAACGCCCCATATTCCATCTATTCAAAGATGATTATGGCGTTCTACAACACGACTATCGGCAACAAGGCCGAAGCCATAGCCTACCTCAAACAAACTATTGAAGAAACGCCCCTTTTCATCACCGCCCGCGTTGATCTAATACAAATTTACTTGCTTACCGGAGAAGAAGATAAGGCACTCAAGCTCATCGAAGAATGCGAGCGGCTGATCCCCGAGACGGCAAACAAAGCATCCGTATACCACGCAAGGTCTCTAATCCTGTTTTTGCAAGGCAAATATGACGAATGCAAGAACCAGGCCAATCAAGTTCTGTTGTACACACCCAACGCAATGGCCGTACGCCTTATAATGATAGCCTGCTGCAACAAGACAGGCGAGCTTGAAGAAAGCGCAAAGCAGATCAAAAAGTTGTACGAATATCACTCTTCTTTCTGCAGGAACGACCTTGAACAACTTCTGATGGGAGTTCCACCCCAGAAGAAAGAATTTATAATGAATTCAGTACAAAACGTATTCAGGGATAATACCGTATTAACATAG